A single genomic interval of Balnearium lithotrophicum harbors:
- the mutL gene encoding DNA mismatch repair endonuclease MutL has product MIKRLSQETVRRISSGQIASSPKAVLKELIENAVDSAPREIRVVIDSPFSFSVSDDGVGIDYRELPLTVERFTTSKISEFSDLNRLRTYGFRGEALYAISQVSFLTIKSSPSGQIGGKLVVRGGRVEEYSPIPYRKGTTVEIRELFFNTPVRRKSVGRKGKSSLENLSRIYALANPNVTFRINDKFLPASSLEERVLQVFGKSWDFLKVEGKLVKVFFNREKKGIKQVFVNRRPVGLPQAEKLLLDLGIKSFILFIEVPPDLVDPNVTPTKERVLIESDEYLKELEELLSVQIKLPKFHVVREEREIEYRSPIKIIGSDGTVLIAHDAENYYFFDLHLIHERVNYEELLEKLRKGEVRKVSLSKPLDLDKGLLEKLKDLGIGFEENGERLLVYEIPEILSIEDILNLKNSSPETVAAVACRRAVKSGYRIVNLEEMEELFNRYLLCKDREFCPHGRPIYYKMKKQKVYSQLGRKLKL; this is encoded by the coding sequence ATGATTAAAAGATTAAGTCAGGAAACGGTTAGAAGGATTTCCTCGGGACAGATAGCATCGTCTCCTAAAGCTGTCCTTAAAGAGCTCATCGAGAACGCTGTTGATTCGGCTCCAAGGGAGATAAGAGTTGTTATTGATAGTCCTTTTTCCTTTTCCGTTTCCGACGACGGAGTAGGAATTGACTACAGGGAGCTCCCCCTCACGGTTGAAAGGTTTACAACGAGTAAAATCTCGGAATTCAGTGATTTAAATCGTTTAAGAACCTACGGTTTCAGAGGAGAGGCACTCTATGCAATTTCTCAGGTATCGTTTTTAACGATAAAGAGTTCCCCAAGTGGTCAGATAGGTGGAAAGTTGGTCGTAAGGGGTGGAAGGGTTGAAGAGTACTCTCCAATTCCCTACAGGAAGGGGACAACCGTTGAGATTAGGGAGCTCTTTTTCAACACTCCTGTTAGGAGAAAGTCTGTTGGAAGGAAAGGGAAAAGCTCTTTAGAAAACCTTTCAAGAATTTACGCCCTGGCCAATCCCAACGTTACATTTAGAATAAACGATAAGTTCCTCCCTGCATCATCCCTTGAAGAGAGAGTCCTTCAGGTCTTTGGAAAGAGTTGGGATTTTCTAAAGGTGGAGGGTAAACTTGTAAAGGTTTTCTTTAATAGGGAGAAAAAGGGAATAAAGCAAGTTTTTGTAAACAGGAGACCTGTGGGGCTCCCACAGGCTGAAAAGTTACTTTTGGATTTGGGAATTAAGAGTTTCATCCTCTTTATAGAGGTTCCCCCAGATTTGGTTGACCCGAACGTTACACCGACTAAGGAGAGAGTTCTCATAGAGAGCGATGAGTACTTGAAGGAGTTGGAGGAGCTCCTGTCGGTTCAGATTAAACTCCCAAAGTTCCACGTTGTAAGGGAGGAAAGGGAGATAGAGTACAGGTCTCCAATCAAAATTATCGGCTCTGACGGGACAGTTCTAATAGCCCACGATGCAGAGAACTACTACTTTTTTGACCTCCACCTAATTCACGAGAGGGTTAACTACGAGGAGCTCCTTGAGAAATTGAGAAAGGGAGAAGTAAGAAAAGTCTCTCTCTCAAAACCTCTTGATTTGGACAAGGGGCTTTTAGAAAAACTCAAGGATTTGGGAATCGGTTTTGAGGAGAATGGAGAGAGGCTACTTGTTTATGAAATTCCAGAAATTCTATCTATTGAGGATATCCTCAATTTAAAAAATTCATCCCCTGAAACTGTTGCAGCTGTTGCCTGTAGGAGGGCCGTTAAATCCGGGTACAGAATAGTTAATTTGGAGGAAATGGAGGAGCTCTTTAATAGATACCTTCTATGTAAGGATAGGGAATTCTGTCCCCACGGAAGGCCGATATACTATAAAATGAAAAAACAGAAGGTATACTCCCAGTTGGGGAGGAAACTAAAGCTTTAG
- a CDS encoding SAM-dependent methyltransferase: MFNDVCLSEEELLRLNRVLIEKLLEGAPLEDKVSVYLWNGERVWGRGEELRIEIKKVWALREALSEFSDLSLAESYIYDLLDLKGDIYLVFPIADWLIEKFSSLRKKLELLKTIRKIPKLKELEKCRAEVRGELHSIERDKQAVQYHYDVSNDFYKLFLDKNMVYSCGYFKTPEDPLDRAQEQKLDYICRKLRLKPGEKFLDIGCGWGSLIVHASKKYGAKSVGITLSKNQYEFVRERIKKEGLEEKCKVLLADYREITDWGYYDKIASIGMFEHVGKKRALTYFKQAYKLLKYGGVFLNHAISSNYHEYGKPPSQFIRKYVFPDGELLPIYLTIEEAEEAGFEVRDVESLREHYALTLMHWVRNLEKNHGKAVEVAGEVKYRIWRLYMASSAYQFLTNRIGLYQTLLVKTKPNGDSGFPLTREYMYREGA, encoded by the coding sequence ATGTTTAACGATGTCTGTTTAAGTGAAGAGGAGCTCCTAAGATTAAACAGAGTTCTAATCGAAAAGCTTTTGGAGGGAGCTCCCTTAGAGGACAAAGTTTCCGTTTACCTCTGGAACGGAGAGAGAGTTTGGGGAAGGGGGGAGGAGCTGAGGATAGAAATCAAAAAGGTTTGGGCTTTGAGAGAGGCCTTGAGTGAGTTTTCGGACCTCTCCCTCGCTGAAAGCTACATATACGATTTATTGGATTTAAAGGGGGATATCTACCTCGTTTTTCCCATTGCAGACTGGCTGATTGAGAAGTTCTCTTCTCTGAGGAAAAAATTAGAACTCCTTAAAACTATAAGAAAAATCCCAAAGCTTAAGGAATTAGAAAAGTGTAGGGCTGAGGTTAGAGGGGAGCTCCACAGCATAGAGAGGGACAAACAGGCAGTTCAGTACCACTACGATGTCTCTAACGATTTTTACAAGCTCTTCTTGGATAAAAATATGGTCTACTCCTGCGGTTACTTTAAAACCCCTGAGGACCCGTTAGACAGAGCTCAGGAACAGAAACTTGACTACATATGCAGGAAGTTGAGGTTAAAGCCGGGAGAGAAATTCTTAGATATAGGTTGCGGTTGGGGGAGTTTGATAGTACATGCCTCCAAAAAGTACGGAGCCAAATCTGTGGGAATTACCCTGAGTAAGAATCAGTACGAGTTTGTTAGGGAGAGAATTAAAAAGGAGGGACTTGAAGAAAAGTGCAAGGTTCTCCTTGCAGACTACAGGGAAATCACAGACTGGGGATACTACGACAAAATAGCAAGCATTGGAATGTTTGAACACGTTGGAAAGAAGAGAGCTCTAACCTACTTCAAGCAGGCGTACAAACTCCTAAAGTACGGAGGAGTTTTCCTTAACCACGCAATAAGTTCGAACTACCATGAGTACGGAAAGCCCCCTTCTCAATTTATAAGGAAGTACGTCTTCCCTGATGGGGAGCTCCTTCCCATCTACTTAACAATCGAAGAGGCCGAGGAGGCCGGCTTTGAGGTTAGGGATGTTGAGTCATTGAGGGAGCACTACGCCCTCACTCTGATGCACTGGGTTAGGAATTTGGAGAAAAACCACGGTAAGGCTGTTGAGGTGGCAGGAGAGGTCAAGTATAGGATTTGGCGCCTCTACATGGCCTCAAGTGCCTACCAGTTTTTAACCAACAGGATAGGTCTTTACCAGACCCTCTTAGTGAAAACAAAACCCAACGGGGATTCAGGATTTCCCCTTACGAGAGAATACATGTACAGGGAGGGAGCGTGA
- a CDS encoding glucose-6-phosphate isomerase, giving the protein MKVFFDDSGFSFSDYESTLEKFKPNSLLTKKEMPFLELPKEEELLKISVVSDNLREKADTLVVVGMGGSSRGAKAVHQAVGRERGNLLFIDNIDPNLIDETLKKIDWKRTAFAFISKSGRTLETVTAMNVIIEELKRRNLTKGRLVFVGDRGNSFEEISREFDAPFLEIPKEVGGRFSVFTAVGLLPLMFASYDIVKFLDGAYDSINAPISAFYLAASKYLHYQKGRNISVVMPYSSYMSEFTEWYAQLWAESLGKLGKGQTPLKAIGTSSQHSILQLFIDGPDDKFYQLFFVNSYPVDLELPEKTYVLPYLSKKKISEVMRAEFEGTLFALKRSKRPIVRFELSSLSEYQMGYLLMFYMISVVVMAKLLGINPYGQPAVEIGKKYASEILMGRGGDV; this is encoded by the coding sequence GTGAAGGTATTTTTTGACGATTCAGGGTTCTCCTTTTCAGACTACGAGAGTACCCTTGAAAAATTTAAACCCAATTCCCTCTTGACTAAGAAGGAGATGCCGTTTCTGGAGCTCCCGAAAGAGGAGGAGCTCCTAAAGATATCGGTAGTGTCCGATAACTTGAGGGAAAAGGCCGATACGTTGGTTGTAGTCGGCATGGGAGGGTCATCGAGAGGGGCCAAGGCTGTTCATCAGGCCGTTGGAAGAGAAAGAGGGAACTTACTCTTCATTGACAACATTGACCCCAATCTAATTGATGAAACCCTTAAGAAAATAGACTGGAAAAGAACTGCATTTGCATTTATAAGCAAATCGGGAAGAACATTAGAAACGGTTACTGCTATGAACGTTATTATCGAAGAGCTAAAGAGGAGAAACTTAACGAAGGGAAGGCTCGTCTTTGTCGGGGATAGGGGAAACAGCTTTGAGGAGATTTCGAGGGAGTTTGATGCCCCATTTTTGGAAATTCCAAAAGAAGTTGGAGGAAGGTTTTCGGTATTTACTGCAGTTGGACTTTTACCTTTAATGTTTGCAAGCTACGACATTGTTAAGTTTTTGGATGGAGCCTACGATTCTATCAATGCGCCAATTTCGGCCTTCTACCTTGCTGCATCAAAGTACCTTCACTATCAAAAAGGAAGAAACATATCCGTGGTCATGCCCTACTCGTCGTACATGAGCGAGTTTACAGAGTGGTACGCTCAGCTCTGGGCAGAGTCCTTAGGCAAACTCGGAAAAGGTCAAACTCCTCTGAAGGCAATAGGAACCTCCTCACAGCACTCAATTCTCCAACTCTTCATCGACGGTCCTGACGATAAGTTCTACCAACTCTTTTTCGTTAACAGCTATCCTGTTGACTTGGAACTCCCCGAAAAAACATACGTCCTTCCCTACCTTTCTAAAAAGAAAATTTCTGAGGTCATGAGGGCAGAATTTGAAGGAACCCTCTTCGCCCTTAAACGGAGCAAAAGGCCAATCGTCAGGTTTGAACTTAGCAGTTTGAGTGAGTATCAGATGGGATACCTTTTGATGTTTTACATGATTTCGGTGGTTGTGATGGCCAAGCTTTTAGGAATTAACCCTTACGGTCAACCGGCAGTTGAGATAGGTAAAAAGTACGCATCCGAAATCCTAATGGGAAGAGGGGGAGATGTTTAA
- the ppsA gene encoding phosphoenolpyruvate synthase encodes MERLVVWLEEVGIEDVPIVGGKNASLGEMMKALSPKGINIPEGFVVTANAYRYFIKYNNLQEKIKETLKGLNVNDVDDLHRRGEKVRELIRSGSFPDDLKELIVKYYKELSKKFDTEAVDVAVRSSATAEDLPNASFAGQQETYLNVRGVDNLLNSIKKCFASLFTDRAISYRESFGFDHFKVALAVGVQKMVRSDLASSGVGFSLDTESGFKDVVLVTGSYGLGEMVVRGAVTPDEWLVFKPTLKEGYKAIIEKKLGDKKQKMVYGETEKEPVKIVPVPLSDRERFCLTDDEVLTLSRWICEIEDYYSEKNGRWTPMDVEWAKDGELNKLYIVQARPETVHSRKDYSKIVVYRITEPPEMRKKKVLVTGIAVGKKIAEGKVKILMSVEEADRFEKGDILVTDMTDPDWEPIMKKAAAIVTNRGGRTCHAAIVARELGVPAVVGTENATEVLKEGQQVTVSCAEGAVGYVYDGHVDYEVKEVDLRELPKPKTPIMFNVATPENAFDLSFLPNDGVGLAREEFIINNYIGIHPNALIKIDEIREKDGKLFEEIERRTKGYKDKKQFYVDKLAFGIARIAAAFYPKPVIVRFSDFKSNEYANLLGGKYFEPKEENPMLGWRGAARYYSPEFKEAFGLECLAIKKVREEIGLKNVTVMVPFCRTPEEGEKVLKVMEEYGLKKGEDGLQVYVMCEIPSNVILFKEFSEFFDGFSIGSNDLTQLTLGVDRDSALVSHIYDERNEAVKWMVGRAIEEGKKYKRKVGICGQAPSDHPDFAQFLVEKGIDTISINPDSILDVIRAVYEIEKKLGRG; translated from the coding sequence ATGGAGAGGTTGGTAGTCTGGCTGGAGGAGGTCGGAATCGAGGACGTTCCAATAGTAGGTGGAAAGAATGCCTCCTTAGGTGAAATGATGAAAGCTCTTTCTCCAAAGGGCATTAACATTCCAGAGGGTTTTGTAGTTACGGCTAACGCATACAGGTACTTTATTAAATATAACAATTTACAGGAAAAAATAAAGGAAACACTAAAAGGATTAAACGTCAATGATGTTGATGACCTTCACAGAAGAGGAGAAAAGGTAAGGGAGCTGATAAGGAGTGGAAGCTTTCCTGACGATTTAAAGGAGCTGATAGTAAAGTACTACAAGGAGCTCTCAAAAAAGTTTGATACCGAAGCCGTCGACGTTGCAGTCCGCTCATCTGCTACAGCTGAGGACCTTCCAAATGCATCCTTTGCAGGTCAGCAGGAAACTTACTTAAACGTTAGGGGAGTTGATAACCTATTAAACTCAATCAAAAAGTGCTTTGCATCCCTTTTTACAGACAGGGCAATTTCATACAGGGAGAGCTTTGGTTTTGACCACTTTAAAGTGGCTCTGGCCGTTGGCGTCCAAAAGATGGTTCGTTCAGACCTTGCCTCTTCAGGTGTAGGATTTTCACTTGATACAGAAAGTGGATTTAAGGACGTTGTTTTGGTTACAGGTTCCTACGGCCTCGGAGAGATGGTTGTTAGGGGGGCAGTTACTCCCGACGAGTGGCTCGTCTTTAAGCCAACGTTAAAGGAGGGCTACAAAGCAATAATTGAGAAGAAGTTGGGTGATAAGAAGCAGAAGATGGTCTATGGGGAAACTGAAAAGGAACCTGTAAAGATTGTTCCCGTTCCACTTTCCGATAGGGAAAGGTTCTGTTTAACGGACGATGAGGTTTTGACGCTCTCAAGGTGGATTTGTGAGATAGAGGACTATTACTCTGAGAAAAATGGGCGCTGGACTCCTATGGACGTTGAGTGGGCAAAGGATGGAGAACTCAATAAGCTCTACATAGTTCAGGCAAGGCCTGAAACTGTTCACTCAAGGAAGGATTACTCAAAGATAGTTGTTTACAGAATAACAGAACCTCCAGAAATGAGGAAGAAAAAGGTTCTCGTAACCGGAATTGCTGTTGGAAAGAAGATTGCAGAGGGGAAGGTAAAGATTCTCATGTCTGTTGAGGAGGCAGACAGGTTTGAAAAAGGAGACATTTTAGTTACGGATATGACAGACCCCGACTGGGAACCAATAATGAAAAAGGCTGCTGCAATTGTTACAAACAGGGGAGGGAGGACCTGCCACGCTGCAATTGTTGCAAGGGAGTTGGGAGTCCCTGCAGTAGTTGGAACGGAAAACGCAACAGAGGTTTTAAAGGAGGGCCAGCAGGTTACAGTTTCGTGTGCCGAAGGAGCCGTAGGCTACGTTTACGATGGCCACGTTGACTATGAGGTTAAGGAGGTTGACCTAAGGGAGCTCCCCAAACCAAAAACCCCTATAATGTTCAACGTTGCAACCCCCGAGAACGCCTTTGACCTATCGTTCCTTCCAAACGACGGAGTAGGCCTTGCAAGGGAGGAGTTCATAATAAACAACTATATAGGAATCCACCCCAATGCCCTCATTAAAATTGATGAGATAAGGGAAAAGGATGGGAAACTTTTTGAGGAAATTGAGAGAAGAACAAAGGGCTACAAGGATAAAAAGCAGTTCTACGTTGACAAGTTGGCCTTTGGAATAGCAAGGATAGCTGCAGCCTTCTATCCGAAGCCTGTCATTGTTAGGTTTTCAGACTTTAAATCAAACGAGTATGCAAATCTGTTAGGTGGAAAGTACTTTGAGCCAAAAGAGGAAAACCCTATGCTCGGGTGGAGGGGGGCAGCAAGGTACTACTCTCCAGAGTTTAAGGAGGCCTTTGGCCTTGAGTGCTTGGCAATTAAAAAGGTAAGAGAGGAGATTGGGTTAAAGAACGTAACCGTTATGGTTCCCTTCTGCAGGACTCCTGAGGAGGGAGAAAAAGTTCTGAAGGTTATGGAGGAGTATGGCCTTAAAAAAGGAGAGGATGGCTTACAGGTTTACGTTATGTGTGAAATTCCATCGAACGTAATTCTCTTTAAGGAGTTTTCAGAGTTCTTTGACGGCTTTTCGATAGGTTCAAACGACCTGACCCAGCTTACGTTAGGTGTTGATAGGGATTCAGCTTTGGTCTCCCACATTTACGATGAGAGGAATGAGGCCGTTAAGTGGATGGTCGGAAGGGCCATTGAAGAGGGCAAAAAGTACAAAAGGAAAGTTGGAATCTGCGGTCAGGCTCCCTCAGACCACCCTGACTTTGCACAGTTCTTGGTTGAAAAGGGTATAGACACAATTTCAATAAACCCTGACTCCATCTTGGATGTTATAAGGGCTGTTTACGAAATAGAGAAAAAATTAGGGAGGGGATAG
- a CDS encoding NAD(P)-dependent oxidoreductase produces MKVAFFELEGWEVPIIERELKPKNFEILKLEREPLTERKVSEIRDVEVLSVFIYSRVGREIIDSLPNLKLITTRSTGFDHIDINYAKERGIGVCNVPDYGMETVAEYTLLLILSLLRKLKPTLERVCRGIFSREGLRGNDLEGKTVGIVGTGRIGSRLIKLLSGFDVNVVAYDVKPRESLVKDFKVKYVSLEELLKTSDIVTLHVPYLPSTHHLINKENVKLLKDGAFLINTSRGAVVETEAVIEALKSGKLSGVALDTFEGEEVWTEEELIIFRGEKDISPEILKKAIESFSLTQFDNAIVTPHNAYNTHEAIMRILQKTLNNIVSFKEKGRCIYPVV; encoded by the coding sequence ATGAAGGTTGCCTTCTTTGAACTTGAAGGGTGGGAGGTTCCTATTATTGAAAGGGAGCTTAAACCTAAGAATTTTGAAATTTTAAAATTAGAAAGGGAACCGCTGACGGAAAGAAAAGTTAGTGAAATAAGGGATGTAGAAGTTCTCTCTGTCTTTATATACTCAAGAGTGGGAAGGGAGATTATCGATTCCCTTCCAAATTTGAAGCTAATAACAACGCGCTCAACGGGATTTGACCACATAGATATTAACTATGCAAAGGAAAGGGGAATTGGAGTCTGTAACGTCCCTGATTACGGAATGGAAACAGTTGCAGAGTATACTCTACTTTTAATCCTATCACTTCTTAGAAAGTTAAAGCCAACACTCGAAAGGGTTTGCAGGGGGATTTTCTCAAGGGAAGGTTTAAGAGGTAATGACCTTGAGGGAAAAACGGTAGGCATCGTTGGAACGGGGAGAATAGGTTCAAGGCTGATAAAGCTTCTATCGGGATTTGATGTTAACGTTGTGGCCTACGATGTAAAGCCAAGGGAAAGTTTAGTTAAGGATTTCAAAGTTAAATACGTCTCCCTTGAGGAACTCCTCAAAACCTCTGATATCGTTACCCTTCACGTTCCCTATCTTCCATCAACACACCACCTGATAAACAAGGAGAACGTTAAACTTTTGAAGGATGGAGCGTTCCTAATTAATACGTCCCGTGGAGCAGTTGTTGAAACAGAAGCAGTCATTGAAGCCCTTAAGTCCGGTAAACTTTCCGGGGTTGCCCTCGACACATTTGAAGGAGAAGAGGTCTGGACAGAGGAAGAGTTAATCATATTTAGAGGGGAAAAGGACATTTCTCCTGAAATTTTAAAGAAGGCTATTGAAAGTTTTTCCCTCACCCAGTTTGATAATGCAATCGTAACTCCACACAATGCGTACAACACTCATGAAGCAATCATGAGAATCCTTCAAAAAACGTTGAATAACATAGTTTCCTTCAAGGAAAAGGGAAGATGCATATATCCTGTTGTGTGA